The Schistocerca americana isolate TAMUIC-IGC-003095 chromosome 8, iqSchAmer2.1, whole genome shotgun sequence genome contains the following window.
AGTCAGAAATAAGACAGTAGTGGCaagttgaataaaaataaaattaacttaatCTCATTAAGTAGCCACAAAGAAAACTAGTGTCAATTAGGCTATTAAAATTATAtggataaaaagaaaaatataattccTTTGAGAGGAAAGTATAAGAGGAATATTTGTACAGTTCGAGCACACGCATTTCACAATTAAATTACTATGAACactaaaattttattgaaatcctCTGTGTGCGTTTTTCCATAACCTTGAGCAGTGCACTACCAGGAAGCAGGGAACATATGGGTTGTAGGAATGTTTGACATATCCATATTTTCTCTAACATGTCATGTTCATAAAATTTTATGTTATGAAGTGGATAAATAAATTAGCTACATTTGATTACAGACAAGATGGTTTCTACACTCTGAATGACACTGATAACCTCCATATACGACTTCTTGGTTGTCTATGCACATACAGATCATCCCagtaggaatggtcaatattcagggatatggaaAGAATGATGATTCATTgcaaaaaaagtctggtaaacatggactctaaaatgtataccttaagaactatgagcactactACATCTTCAATACTAAGAAACAAATCCCTTCTATGGCAAACTCGTTGCTTTCCATATCTTGGAAgaaggtagtatagaccaaaacaaggggAAAAAAGCGTGCAGTGAATGTGGGCTCTAACGTGCATAGCTTAcaagctatgagaacttgttcagtggaagatgtgttttacatcagcgaagatgaacaagtgcttgttGCTTTTAAGGTACGCActtcagagcccacgtttactggatatttttatcttgttttgatccatattgccatatctcaaaatatggaaagcaaagagtctgCCGTAGCAGAAAGTTGTTTCAAAGTATTGAAGACGAAGacatgctcacagctcttaagatgcactatagagccaatgtttactacattttcttgtactgaatgattgttcctgtcattgcCCTGAGTTCTTACCATTCCAACTGGGACACCCAGTGTAAGCACTGGAGAAAGTTTCTCACATCCAAATAACTGGCCATTTAATTTCTTATTTAGGTTTCCTCCAACTCACCATGATAGGTGATGTATAAAGAGTGAACTATGcatgaatatagtctcattaatgCTCAGTATTTTCTCAGTGAAATCcttaaaatatttctgtaagtaAAAATGGGAAAAGAACAtgaaaaagtacacacacaatgtgGTAGCCGAGGGAGGGAACCAGATCTGCCATCAAAATAGGTCTAGTAACTGAGCAATAAATCACTCACCGTACAATACCAGTTTTTATCTTTTCTACAATGTCCATCAGTATATGCTGATAACGTCCTTGCTGGGCATTTGACAAAATCCATGACTGCTCAAACAGAAAACCAACACTAGCACAACGTAAATACAGCATCCTTGAATAAGGTGGATCCAACTGAAAAAGTAGATACAAATATAAAGCTGTCGTAGAACACACTAGATATTATACACTCTGCCCTGTATAtaatttcaggtctacaatattCATTAACATATACAAGGTGTGTTTTTTGTCAAGTTAGTGGAAAGTGAAGATATACCATTACCTGAAGATTTGCTTTAGACGTCACCCAGCGTCCCCCAACCCCAAGGCAAGAAATTATCTCATGTTTTGTTGGTGAATATGCTGTGGTAGAGTTCCATCTGTTGTCGcaaacattattattaatattctaaaaagaaaagaagaggataATGTTAGGGCCACTGATGAGAAGCAAATCATTTAGAACAAACAGCAGGAGAGAATAAGCAAAATCAACTGTTCATTAATCTGAAAATATAACTCACAGAAGACTACAGCTGTAAACACcaatcctctttctataacacttaTAGCAATATATTTTTGTTCTTTCCCGTGTAATACTTCATTATGTGTGACAAAACATAATATTAATGAGACCATGACTCTTTTGTATCGTATTACAAAGGAACTTCAACAGACAGCCGTTACCTGCTGATCTTCTGGTAGGAATGGCAATCCACCCCTGTCCACTATTATGTCAACACCCAAATTGCCAGTTTCGAGCATAATACCAGACCGAAGGCTGCTGGTACTGCTGCTTCTCTGGGCCTGTCCTGTAAGTCCACCTGTTCCCACTTCAACAACATGGGCAATGCCCCGGCCAGGGCCTTGCAGATATGCCTTCTCGTCATCTGACGTGGCTGTAGTAAGTACCCTTGCACCCCAGTGATGGGCCAATTGCACACAGATGCTGCCAAATGAGCTGGCCCCATCAATAATGAGAACTGCAAATAAATATTATCAGTATCAATTTATTTACaattaattatattttctttcaAAGATATATTTAAATTATTACATATGTCCTTGGGAAGCACTTCATTCTTTAGCTTTGTATCAAACAAAAATTCAGTCAAGAAAACAAACTGAAAGAAAATTGTTTCAGAAGGTGAAACGTTGGCACTAGTGAAACACAGACTTAAAATTTAATGTGATGACACTATTTTAGCTTGCAGAACTATTACTACCTTCCTTGGGTAGGAGAGGGGGGATAGTTTGACAAAGCTTGAAAAGGTAGGGCACGTCACTCAGACCCAGGATGAGAGAGACCCACTTCTAGTGAAGACTTGGATAGTTCTCTTTACTTTGTGCAACTTACTGCATGTGACACGAGATCTACTGAGGAACACTACATCATCATGTCTGCCATTCATGCAGTATTACTctctaacaaggagaggtcccagggggggtgggggtggaattgGCATTTTGCAACCATCTGTACAGTGGTGTAGGTTAGGGTCCCTTGTATCACACACTGCAACCATTCACTCAGGTGGTCCCTTGGCTGCTAGTAATTCATGAATAAGAATTTCACGTGATACTGTAGACCAGCGGTTCAAATTTTTTTAGTGACTGAAGCCTTttgaaatactaaatattttatgaAGCCCTAAAATAACCAAAACCTGGTTTTATTTGCACcctttaattataatcatttagcgaaaatcatacaaaaatatttgcattgtacACTACTGACTTCTACAACAATAtacaaaaacaacacacaataatacattacacaaaataacACTGTAGTCATTCCACTGTAAACTGATAAAAGTGTTTCCATTTAAAGGGAGGTATGAAGTAattgttttatttgatgaactgtttAATGTCAGGCTTAACAGAAGAGAGTTGAAGGCATATGTTAGGTTCAGCATCCCGTCTACTTTAGTAATATGTAGCAGCATATGCCAACAATCTTATTTCACCCAAGTATATTGTTGGGAATGGGAAAAGGACAGTAACAGCCCGTTGGCAAGTTGTGAatgtactcacatcaaaaaaagttttgcgtcactccggttcccagaactcctgaagatagatgttgactgtgaatatacacagtccctttgactgttcagagatgtcacttaacctgcccaaagatgtaaacaaccatgcatgagtagtgcctattagacggatggggcccgatagccaatcagttccagtcattccaccaggaaggaggtacacagctcatgttgtctgccCAGATGGTCAGTACCGCAGTTCAGTCACAtccacattgttgctttgtgccaggaagggctctcaacaagggaagtgtccaggcgtctctgagaaccaaagcgatgttgtttggacatgggtGAGATAGAGAGAATCAagaactgccgatgacatgtctcactcaggctacccaagggctactactgctatggatgaccgctacccatggattacagctcggaggaaccctgacagcaatgtcaccatgttgaataatgcttttcgtgcagccacaggtcgctgtgttacaactcaaactgtgcacaatagactgCACGATGCGTAACTTCGCTCCTGacatccatagcgaggtccatctttgcaaccacaacaccatgcagtgcagtacagatgggcccaacaacatgtcgaatggaccgatcaggactggcatcacattctcttcaccgatgagtgtcgcatatgcctccaaccatacaatcgttggagacgtgtttggaggcaacccagtcaggctgaacgtcttagacacattgtccagggagtgtagaaaggtggaggttccctgctgttttgggttggcattatgtggggccaacgtatgccattggtggtcatggaaggtgccataacagctatatgatacatgaatgccaccctccgaccgatagtgcaaccatatctgcagcatactgacgaggcattcatcttcatggacgacaattcgcaccccattgtgtacatcttgtgaatgacttccttcagaataacgacctcactcgactagagtggtcagcatgttctctagacctgaacgctattgaacatgcctgggatagattgaaaagggctgtttatcgacgacgtgacccaccaaccactctgagggatttatgctgaatcgctgttgaggaatgggacaatctggaccaacagtgccttgacgaacttgtggatagtgtgccatgacgattacaggcatgcatcaatgcaagaggacgtggtactgggtactagaggtattgatgtgtacagcagtctggaacaccacctctgaagatctcgctgtatggtggtacaacatgcaatatgtggttttcatgagcaataaaaagggtggaaattatgtttatgttgatctctattccaaatttctgtacatgttccggaactcttggaactgaagtgaagcaaaatttttttttgaagtgtgtattcatcatgAACCTTGTTCCAAAAATCATCAAGTAACATTGTTTTAAATAATGATTCTGTGCTTGAATCTGATATCATTTTTAAAAAGGATTCATGGATTTCTTCGGACATATTTTCTGGCTTCTGTAAATTCAGTACAAAAGGATTGTGTGTGCTGTCTTTCTTCACTGATAACTTCACGCCAGCAGTCTACCTACACAAAGATGCTGCATGTGAATGCTGCATCACTGGTAGCACCCATCTGGATGAGCCTTTTGCCATGCTTCTCAGGGTGCCAGCACTGCACAGTGGTTATGAAATATGGCACCAAGGGATGAGCAAGGAGATTTCTACTTTTGCTTTCGGTCGATTGAGTTGTCAAGTCTTCAGAGCAAGGCGATTTCTAC
Protein-coding sequences here:
- the LOC124544716 gene encoding quinone oxidoreductase-like protein 1; translation: MPRPKSAKSVFIEKNDSCVPRIFLEEVTLPDLEKNGILIEVKACGLPDTQFDHIAVMQILARANKKQFMGLGFDISGVVQAVGSDVTTLKVGDQVVGVVPLDYEQSGCSEYVVVQEFDVVLKPDDVSFVDAAACIGDAVKAYTALHYLGKLNSGDTVLIIDGASSFGSICVQLAHHWGARVLTTATSDDEKAYLQGPGRGIAHVVEVGTGGLTGQAQRSSSTSSLRSGIMLETGNLGVDIIVDRGGLPFLPEDQQNINNNVCDNRWNSTTAYSPTKHEIISCLGVGGRWVTSKANLQLDPPYSRMLYLRCASVGFLFEQSWILSNAQQGRYQHILMDIVEKIKTGIVRPNIHHTVSFESVLEEVKLTEELRVGKVVMTRS